The stretch of DNA gggatcgaggctggatggaaATGTTTGTTCAAGTAAGGACTttggacctgattccgactgaaaagatgtcTTTTCCCGAGGattggaatatgaaacgtaagtgtaattctgctgttacttccttctattttgtccttttatttcttttctcaccgatactcctctttttgtgatgcagcgattccctggatgcccggagcagttcccgatctcgAAAACTAGTACGAGACCTATCTTCAACCTCCACATACGCTGAGCGCTCATTGGGTGATTTGTCAaaaggccgatgggaggccataaatcatggtaagccccttccCCGTACtttttggtagttcgaacgagaCGTTTTACATATACTCTAATAAACTTTCCTGTATGTAGGTGTGGGTAAAGATgcagttttgaggccctcgtccttcgaggaagaggaagaggcttctgttccaaagccggtgaaagacaaaaaaaaaagagcctatgttcccgaagatccaaagcTGAAGAAGAGGACGACtcataagccgaacaagaataccattcctttgaccgtagaatcagttttGCATTTAAtgcatgaagaagaagaagaagaagagaacaatGGGTCCGCGCTGGCGGCCCGAACGAAGAAACCACCGATGTCCCACAGGCAGCTAGATCGATGATGGTTCATAAGGCTCTTCCTCGAACTAAGGATATATCAGAGCAATATTTGGGCAGTGTCCCGGAGTTGTCggagatcgaagatgcttcccatcgaagccaacaTATGGAGGATAGGTCTGAAGAGGCTCTCCTCGAATCTCTTCGAACAAAGAGAATTCTCCAGGTGTTTCACTTGGGGCAGTATCAGTCGAAGACTCACCCACCTTCCCTGATTTTTCTGCATGGGCAATTcgagaagcccaagctttgggggcccttgaGCTAGACATGCcacatgatggagaggatccttttcgtgacctgtttacaaGTGTCGAGGACGTTGTCGGTACCAATGATGTACTAGATCTTTTTCATGGGGTACAACATTCTTTGAATCAAGTAAGCCTTGAATTATTTTGTCGGTATTACCTTTATGTttacttttcttttctaactttgttTTTCTTTGCAGGCCGCGACAGTTCATCGAGAAACATGTTCTCGGTCCTGAACTAAGTTGCATCGATATGAGGCCGACCTTCAATGGGTTACgaaggagaggaactcccttaaactcctcttagggaaAAGGGGAGAGGAactaaaagacctccgagctaagttggccaaggctcgccaagatcagaccgatccgtccgagcaggtaataattcttttaaaagcctatgggctcgataccggaATGATAGCTaatatttcggtctcacagctgcagcaaagaATTGAGATGATTGAAAAATTCCGTGAAGTagtcgatgtgataaaagcggagtctttgaagtggaaagaggGTATAGACCGCTTTGCTGTAGAGAGAGAAGCTGCTCGAGCTCAAgtatcatcggccgaaaaccaacttcaaagaaTGAAGGAGAAAGGGTTGGTTCAagaaagaagaatagaggagctcgatgCTCGGTTGGCCACTGAACTTGCCAAGACCGAATCTGAcgtcgaaaaggcaaaggccgatgcagatGCACTTATGGCCGTCTAtcaggccgatgctgaagctgcccaggtccaagcaagagaggaagccgagaccgccgatactcaagaacattgggtcgctgaacttgctatgtaccgatctcggagggagaccctcgaggagatccatgctcgaggtttcgatctcgccgaagagataaaaagggctaaagaactcgaggccgatgctgaagccttggcttccgataatgatgatgatgataatgatattgatgatgggagtaagagctgGTCCGAGAATAGGGGGAAggccgatggagaagagaccgctcctggagataaccaagaaacttaggcCTTAGTTTCTATGtcgtaatcaatcatgtaaacaatcttgtatagatatataaatatctttttcttttattgaCTTGCTTCTACTTTGTTTCCTACCTTGTGAAGATTATATTCATGCCTTTATTGAATTTGGACTTCATAGCATTTATAGCCgagtgagcgcttactcaaatttgaaataaggtagcccatagTCGTAGTAGGCGAGTTGAGTGATTACTTGAAGTAATACagcccgtaggagtaatagtcgagtgagtgcttgctccaacgcgaaataaaagtagcccgtaggcttagtagtcgagtgaataattcgaactcgaagtaatgttgcccgtaggcttagtagtcaagtgaatgattcgaactcaaagtaatgtagcccgtaggcataatggtcgagtgagtccTTGCCgtaactcgaaataagagtagcccgtaggcttattagtcgagtgaatgattctaacttgaagtaatgtagcccgtaggcgtaatggtcgagtaagtgcttgctcgaactcaaaatgagagtagcccataggcttattagtcgagtgaatgattcgaactcaaagtaatgtatcccgtaggcataatggttgagtgagtgcttgctcgaactcaaaatgagaGTAcaccgtaggcttattagtcaagtgtatgattcgaaatcgaagtaatgtagctcgtaggcataatggtcgagtgagtgcttgctcgaactcgaaatgagagTAGCctctaggcttagtagtcgagtgaatggtttgaactcgaagtaatgtagcccataggtgtaatattcgagtgagtgcttgctcgaaatcgaaataagagtagaccgtaggcttagtagtcgagtgaatggttcgaactcgaagtaatgtagcctgtaggcgtaatggtcgagtgattaCTTGCTCGAACTATAAATGAAagttgcccgtaggcttagtagtcaagtgaatggttcgaactcgaagtaatgtagcatgtaggcataacagtcgagtgagtacttgctcgaactcgaagtaatgtagcctgtaggcataatagtcgagtgaatgtttcgaactcgttGATTTACCTCAATCCTTTTGCGTAATAAATCTCGGATATAAGATAAAATAAGAAatttttctttgcaagtcattgtACATGTGTCCATGTTTTGTGTCAGGACTCGgaccaactacatgagcatggttcgttttgaccattaagctcttacaatatttcctatcgaaaccctgttgttatgaagtaacttcctcGGATACTGTGAGATTTTTAAGAagtttagcacgatcaatggtttccTCGTTAACAATCTTgacgaaaaacccatttgggataaaaccggtctaagggaaaaagagtgcaacgcgtgctttcagacccagggcttcgtattgaaggattcatcctagctcctgatcggactcctgcaggggttagttttgaaatgtaaacgaATCTGGgtgggtcgtaccttagcagtagtattgttttaggtgcgacacattc from Nicotiana tomentosiformis chromosome 11, ASM39032v3, whole genome shotgun sequence encodes:
- the LOC117276076 gene encoding uncharacterized protein isoform X1, translated to MIANISVSQLQQRIEMIEKFREVVDVIKAESLKWKEGIDRFAVEREAARAQVSSAENQLQRMKEKGLVQERRIEELDARLATELAKTESDVEKAKADADALMAVYQADAEAAQVQAREEAETADTQEHWVAELAMYRSRRETLEEIHARGFDLAEEIKRAKELEADAEALASDNDDDDNDIDDGSKSWSENRGKADGEETAPGDNQET
- the LOC117276076 gene encoding uncharacterized protein isoform X2, which translates into the protein MIEKFREVVDVIKAESLKWKEGIDRFAVEREAARAQVSSAENQLQRMKEKGLVQERRIEELDARLATELAKTESDVEKAKADADALMAVYQADAEAAQVQAREEAETADTQEHWVAELAMYRSRRETLEEIHARGFDLAEEIKRAKELEADAEALASDNDDDDNDIDDGSKSWSENRGKADGEETAPGDNQET